The following are encoded together in the Brassica napus cultivar Da-Ae chromosome A9, Da-Ae, whole genome shotgun sequence genome:
- the LOC106434775 gene encoding uncharacterized protein LOC106434775, with protein MMMNSCGLQQNSEMRRDTVVCPKPRRVGVLNNHHLARSLRWQVSQQMDLRESNSRGKILDFILANGNSYEQDPKMTSSPPLFFTGSPPTRVSNPLTKDLLFRDELLVVAPPPSTPRATKPPPPSCPTVRVSTNFGNNPTVRVVGFNCLDRDRRSSVPTLA; from the exons atgatgatgaacagCTGTGGACTCCAGCAAAACTCCGAGATGAGGAGAGACACCGTTGTTTGCCCTAAACCACGCCGTGTCGGTGTACTCAACAACCATCACCTTGCTCGATCTCTTCGATGGCAAGTCAG tCAGCAGATGGATCTACGCGAATCGAATTCACGAGGCAAGATATTGGATTTCATCCTCGCTAAT GGTAATAGTTATGAACAAGATCCGAAGATGACGTCATCGCCGCCGCTGTTCTTTACAGGGTCGCCGCCGACTAGAGTTTCTAACCCTTTAACAAAAGACTTACTCTTTCGGGACGAGCTTCTCGTGGTGGCTCCTCCTCCGTCCACTCCACGAGCAACCAAGCCACCACCGCCGTCGTGTCCTACGGTTCGAGTGAGTACTAACTTCGGGAACAATCCTACGGTTCGAGTCGTTGGATTCAACTGCCTTGACAGGGACAGACGCAGCAGCGTTCCGACTCTTGCATAA
- the LOC125578243 gene encoding uncharacterized protein LOC125578243, with protein MQMQGLESKGSDAEIRKSSIRRISVEGYDTSLRMEDVDDALREHFASCGKIIHVSIPRNYEETILCRYAFVYVNEEDEEKALRLDGSDMGGQILQIKSYPFHETHLENDLAPMKEVKVYWPQQTLKVTGYDTSLPVEDIEIELEKYFSSHGSFVYQDETASGAIKTKAYIYVRGQDAVDKALELSGRSVEGLNFVVTKVYALPENPPTSGFIHPSNLIRFTREQIEDPNLCFITEGQQKKSDTSEGNQKKKKKKKNKKSKTREGIQKKKKKKSETREGKQKKGVEISL; from the exons ATGCAGATGCAG GGTCTGGAATCGAAGGGTAGTGATGCAGAGATTCGAAAAAGCAG CATCAGGAGAATTTCCGTTGAGGGATACGACACCTCCCTTCGTATGGAGGATGTCGATGATGCTTTGAGAGAACACTTCGCTTCATGTGGAAAAATAATTCATGTTTCTATTCCCAGAAACTATGAAGAGACGATTCTCTGCAG ATATGCCTTCGTTTATgttaatgaagaagatgaagaaaaggCGCTGAGGCTTGATGGAAGTGACATGGGAGGACAGATTTTACAAATTAAGTCATACCCGTTTCACGAAACTCACCTTGAGAATGACTTGGCTCCTATGAAAGAAGTCAAAGTCTATTGGCCACAACAGAC GTTGAAGGTTACGGGTTATGACACTTCCCTTCCTGTCGAGGATATCGAGATAGAGCTAGAGAAATATTTCTCTTCACATGGTTCTTTTGTTTACCAAGATGAAACCGCTTCTGGTGCTATCAAAAC CAAAGCTTACATTTATGTCCGAGGTCAGGATGCTGTAGATAAGGCTCTGGAACTTAGTGGTCGTTCTGTGGAAGGCTTGAATTTTGTAGTTACTAAAGTTTATGCACTTCCAGAAAATCCACCCACATCTGGCTTCATTCACCCAA GTAACCTAATTCGCTTCACTAGGGAGCAGATAGAAGATCCAAATCTATGTTTCATTACTGAGGGACAGCAGAAGAAGAGTGATACATCGGAGggaaatcagaagaagaagaagaaaaagaagaataagaagagcaAGACCAGGGAGGGaattcagaagaagaagaagaagaagagtgagacTAGGGAGGGAAAGCAGAAGAAGGGAGTAGAAATCTCTCTCTGA
- the LOC125578591 gene encoding uncharacterized protein LOC125578591 — MHESTIECVEGLELNGCDAEIRESRISRIAVEGYDTSLPREDVDDALREHFASCGNIIHVHVPIDESSGTLCRYALIYVNEEDEEKALRLDGSDMGGRILQIQSYPFHENHLENFFDPMKEAKAYRIQHTILVTCDDISLPLDVIKTELEKYFSAIGSLVYPDVTESGAIKTLADVYVRGHEGVEKALERSGPSVGGLNFVVTEVVPLPKITPKTGYNPHNFTIMARKQIENQKKTETTAGNQQKKKSKTTERNQKKKNKKKEKKSKTREAYQMKKKSETREGNQKMKGVEISF, encoded by the exons ATGCATGAATCCACCATCGAA TGTGTTGAAGGTCTGGAACTGAACGGTTGTGATGCAGAGATTCGAGAAAGCCG CATTAGCAGAATTGCGGTCGAGGGATACGACACCTCCCTTCCTAGGGAAGATGTCGATGATGCTTTGAGAGAACACTTCGCTTCATGTGGAAACATAATACATGTGCATGTTCCCATAGACGAGAGTAGTGGTACCCTCTGCAG ATATGCCTTAATTTATgttaatgaagaagatgaagaaaaggCGCTGAGGCTTGATGGAAGTGACATGGGAGGACGGATTTTACAAATTCAGTCTTACCCGTTTCACGAAAATCACCTTGAGAATTTCTTTGACCCGATGAAAGAAGCCAAAGCCTATAGGATACAACACAC GATACTGGTTACGTGTGATGACATTTCCCTTCCTCTCGATGTTATCAAGACGGAGCTAGAGAAATATTTCTCTGCAATCGGCTCTCTTGTTTACCCAGACGTAACCGAATCTGGTGCTATCAAAAc CCTAGCCGACGTTTATGTCCGTGGACATGAGGGTGTAGAAAAGGCGCTGGAACGTAGTGGACCTTCTGTAGGAGGTTTGAATTTTGTAGTTACTGAGGTTGTTCCACTTCCAAAGATAACACCCAAGACTGGCTACAACCCAC atAACTTTACTATCATGGCTAGGAAGCAGATAGAAAATCAGAAGAAGACTGAGACTACGGCGGGAAATCAGCAGAAGAAAAAGAGCAAGACTACGGAGagaaatcagaagaagaagaataagaagaaggagaagaagagcaagaccAGGGAGGCATaccagatgaagaagaagagtgagacTAGGGAGGGAAATCAGAAGATGAAGGGAGTAGAAATCTCTTTCTGA
- the LOC125578592 gene encoding ADP-ribosylation factor GTPase-activating protein AGD7-like has translation MSLSRRGLGGKYVGFGSSPGPAPRSNYQGGGGDVFSVMSEGFGRLSLVAASAANVVQTGTMEFTSKVKEGGLDHTVSETVNVVASKTTEIGQRTWGIMKGVMAIASQMVEEFTKEEASTWNQQNTNEGNGYYQNKGATTNMASKDPNHEQPPPLSIEIKATQDQFFAHS, from the exons ATGAGTCTAAGCCGGAGGGGCTTGGGAGGTAAGTATGTGGGGTTTGGATCAAGCCCTGGTCCTGCTCCCAGGAGTAATTATCAGGGTGGTGGTGGAGATGTTTTCTCTGTCATGTCTGAG GGGTTTGGAAGATTGTCTCTTGTTGCCGCATCAGCTGCGAATGTTGTTCAGACAGGAACCATGGAGTTCACTTCCAAG GTCAAAGAAGGTGGTTTAGATCACACGGTGAGTGAGACTGTTAACGTTGTTGCGAGTAAGACAACCGAGATAGGACAGAGGACATGGGGGATCATGAAAGGAGTAATGGCAATTGCTTCACAAATGGTTGAAGAGTTCACTAAAGAAGAAGCATCGACCTGGAACCAACAGAATACAAACGAGGGCAACGGTTACTACCAGAACAAAGGAGCAACAACGAATATGGCGAGCAAGGATCCGAATCACGAGCAACCTCCTCCTCTGAGTATCGAAATCAAAGCCACTCAGGATCAATTCTTCG CTCATTCTTAG